A region from the Corylus avellana chromosome ca7, CavTom2PMs-1.0 genome encodes:
- the LOC132186558 gene encoding probable disease resistance protein At5g66900, with protein MASASLVGGAALGPAFEKVFSILYETVKDVITTTCMFESILERLKSTIDVLEPLVNEIRRSNRELDRPEEVIKGLIEKMEEGEKLVRDYSKLPWWKYLMRYRYAKKLSKLEDALCLFFGLELPVLNTRNVLETLKGVNDIRARMNLVGLNGGLLCAIPAPPDFPVGLDFPLKELKLQLLKDEVSMLVLTAPGGCGKTTLVKMLCHDKQIKGIFKDNNIFFVPVSNTPNLKVIVQKLFRHKVDQVPEFFSDEDAINQLEHLLNQIGQNHSTFLPTPAPQNNPILLILDDVWSGSESLLEKFAFRIPNYKILVTSRTSFPRFSFTYKLKPLNDEDAMVLFRHSATPQDGSSYIPGGDTVKMILKFCGGFPLALKVIGSSLCGKPEGVWRSRVMEWSNSDHSFLSSSTSSDLLVCLQRSLDFKDDEIIIKKCFLDLGSFPEDQRIPVAVLIDMWSELHELDEDGIHAIANLHEIAIRNLANLVVTRKNVSAVDNCEDFVLQHDLLRELAIHQSSLEPIEQRKRLIMDISGNNLPKWWTEQRQQPINAQLLSISTDDVFSSSWCNIQPPKVEVLVLNFQTKNYMLPEFVDKMNILKVLVVTNYGFFPAELGNFQILKSVPSLKKIRLEKISIPSLCKAPVRFTSLKKISLFMCNIGQAFRNYTIQVSDIFPKLLEINIDYCKDLVERSRDAFPRFCFTYKLQPLNDKDAMTLFRHSASLQDGSSLIRDKDIKKILNVCRGFPLALEVIGRSLCGKSAEVWHSRVKKWSTGRSILNSHRRLLDCLQKSLDFLDDEVIKKCFLDLGLFPEDQRIPVAALIDMWAELYELDEDGIDAVANLHELTSRNLASLVVARKDTSDHLRKYYSEDFVLQHDLLRELAVHQSSQEPIEQTKRLIINIRGNNLPNWWTENRQPIGAHLLSISTDEMFSSSWCNIEPSAVEVLVLNFQTKNYKLPEFVGKMDKLKVLIVTNYGFFYAELGNFQLLESVPYLEKIRLEKVSIPSLCKDPIQLRSLKKISLFMCNIGQAFRNCTIQVSDALPNLMEINVDYCNDLGELPVGLCDIVCLKKLSITNCHKLSALPEEIGKLENLEVLRLKSCTDLPELPESIRSLHKLSILDISDCLSITKLPKHIGELHNLKKLHMEGCLRLRNPFPPSTKNLDQLELVTCDEEGAKLWKPIILTNLQVEVVGKDNNLNWLPVQDF; from the exons ATGGCATCCGCATCACTTGTTGGAGGGGCTGCTCTTGGACCAGCATTTGAAAAGGTGTTTTCGATTTTGTACGAAACGGTTAAGGATGTGATAACCACAACCTGCATGTTCGAATCCATCCTCGAACGCCTCAAATCCACGATAGATGTTTTGGAGCCGTTGGTCAACGAGATACGACGGTCGAACAGAGAATTGGATCGCCCAGAAGAGGTCATAAAGGGGTTGATCGAAAAGATGGAAGAGGGCGAGAAGCTCGTGAGGGATTACTCGAAGCTCCCCTGGTGGAAATACCTCATGAGATACCGTTATGCGAAGAAACTCAGCAAGTTGGAGGACGCGCTTTGCTTGTTCTTTGGTCTTGAACTTCCAGTCTTGAATACGAGGAATGTGTTGGAAACCTTGAAGGGGGTGAATGATATTCGTGCGCGAATGAATTTGGTCGGCCTGAATGGTGGGCTGTTGTGTGCAATTCCTGCACCCCCTGATTTTCCTGTTGGGTTGGATTTTCCTTTGAAGGAGTTGAAGTTGCAGCTGCTGAAAGATGAGGTGTCGATGCTTGTCTTGACTGCCCCCGGAGGATGCGGGAAGACCACATTGGTGAAAATGCTTTGTCACGATAAGCAGATTAAAG GCATATTTAAGgacaataatattttctttgtcCCCGTTTCAAACACTCCCAACCTGAAGGTCATTGTACAAAAGCTATTTCGTCATAAGGTTGATCAGGTGCCAGAGTTTTTCAGTGATGAAGACGCAATCAACCAGCTTGAGCACCTGCTCAATCAAATTGGACAAAATCATAGTACCTTTTTACCCACTCCAGCTCCCCAAAATAATCCTATATTGTTGATCCTGGATGATGTCTGGTCTGGATCAGAATCCCTTCTTGAGAAGTTTGCTTTTCGTATACCTAACTACAAGATTCTAGTGACTTCAAGAACTTCATTTCCAAGATTTAGCTTCACATACAAGTTAAAACCATTAAATGATGAAGATGCAATGGTTCTCTTTCGTCACTCAGCAACCCCGCAAGATGGGAGCTCTTACATTCCTGGTGGAGATACTGTCAAAATG ATATTGAAATTTTGTGGGGGGTTCCCACTGGCCCTTAAAGTGATTGGCAGCTCACTCTGTGGGAAGCCTGAAGGGGTCTGGCGCAGTAGAGTTATGGAATGGTCTAATAGTgatcattcttttctttcttctagtaCTAGTAGTGATCTGCTTGTTTGTCTCCAAAGAAGCCTAGATTTCAAAGATGATGAGATCATCATCAAGAAGTGTTTCCTGGACCTAGGTTCGTTTCCTGAAGACCAAAGGATCCCCGTCGCTGTCTTAATTGATATGTGGTCAGAATTACATGAACTAGATGAAGATGGTATCCATGCCATTGCCAACCTACATGAAATCGCCATCCGGAATCTGGCCAATCTTGTGGTCACAAG GAAGAATGTTAGTGCAGTTGACAACTGTGAAGACTTTGTCTTGCAACACGATCTTCTTAGAGAGCTAGCTATCCATCAGAGCAGCCTGGAGCCAATAGAACAAAGGAAAAGACTGATTATGGACATAAGTGGAAACAATCTTCCCAAGTGGTGGACGGAACAGAGGCAACAACCTATCAACGCCCAGCTCTTGTCTATCTCAACTG ATGACGTGTTCTCATCAAGTTGGTGCAACATTCAACCACCTAAAGTTGAGGTTTTAGTTCTGAATTTTCAAACAAAGAATTACATGTTACCCGAGTTTGTGGACAAAATGAATATACTAAAGGTTCTGGTTGTTACAAATTATGGTTTCTTTCCTGCTGAATTAGGTAATTTTCAGATACTTAAGTCTGTTCCCTCtctaaaaaaaatcagattagAGAAGATTTCAATTCCTTCCCTTTGCAAGGCCCCAGTGCGATTTACGAGTTTGAAAAAGATATCCCTATTTATGTGTAATATTGGTCAGGCTTTTAGAAATTATACTATCCAGGTTTCAGATATATTTCCAAAACTATTAGAGATAAACATTGATTATTGTAAGGATCTGGTTGAA AGATCTAGAGATGCATTTCCAAGATTTTGCTTTACATATAAATTACAACCATTAAATGATAAAGATGCAATGACTCTTTTTCGCCACTCAGCATCCCTGCAGGATGGAAGCTCTTTGATTCGAGATAAAGATATCAAAAAG ATACTGAATGTCTGCAGGGGGTTCCCTCTGGCCCTTGAAGTGATTGGAAGATCACTCTGTGGGAAGTCAGCAGAGGTCTGGCATAGTCGGGTGAAGAAATGGTCTACTGGTCGTTCTATCCTTAATTCTCACAGACGTTTACTTGATTGTCTCCAAAAGAGCCTAGATTTCTTGGATGATGAGGTCATCAAGAAGTGTTTCCTGGACCTAGGATTGTTTCCGGAAGACCAAAGGATCCCTGTTGCTGCCCTCATTGATATGTGGGCAGAATTATACGAACTAGATGAAGATGGCATTGATGCCGTTGCTAACCTACATGAACTCACTAGCCGGAATCTGGCTAGTCTTGTGGTGGCAAG GAAAGATACAAGTGATCATCTTCGTAAATACTACAGTGAAGACTTTGTCTTACAACATGATCTTCTTAGAGAGCTAGCTGTCCATCAGAGCAGCCAGGAGCCAATAGAACAAACGAAAAGACTAATTATTAACATAAGAGGAAACAATCTTCCCAACTGGTGGACGGAGAACCGGCAACCTATCGGCGCACACCTCTTGTCTATCTCAACTG ATGAAATGTTCTCATCAAGTTGGTGCAATATCGAACCATCCGCAGTTGAGGTTCTAGTTCTGAATTTTCAAACAAAGAATTACAAGTTACCCGAGTTTGTGGGGAAAATGGATAAATTAAAGGTTCTGATTGTCACGAATTATGGTTTCTTTTATGCTGAGTTAGGTAATTTTCAGTTACTTGAGTCTGTACCCTATCTAGAGAAAATCAGATTAGAGAAGGTTTCAATTCCTTCCCTTTGCAAGGACCCAATACAATTGAGAAGTTTGAAGAAGATATCCTTGTTTATGTGTAATATAGGTCAGGCTTTTAGGAACTGTACTATCCAGGTTTCAGATGCATTGCCAAATCTAATGGAGATAAACGTGGACTATTGTAATGATCTTGGTGAATTGCCTGTTGGGCTTTGTGATATTGTTTGTCTTAAGAAACTTAGCATCACGAATTGTCATAAGCTGTCTGCACTGCCTGAAGAGATAGGAAAGCTGGAAAATTTGGAAGTGCTAAGGCTGAAGTCCTGTACTGATTTGCCAGAGTTGCCAGAGTCAATCAGAAGCCTTCATAAGTTAAGCATTCTTGACATATCTGACTGCCTAAGCATTACGAAGTTGCCAAAACACATTGGTGAGTTGCATAATTTGAAAAAGCTCCACATGGAAGGGTGCTTGAGATTGCGTAATCCTTTTCCACCATCGACTAAGAATCTTGATCAGTTGGAGCTTGTGACATGTGATGAAGAAGGGGCCAAGTTATGGAAGCCTATCATCCTGACCAATCTACAGGTAGAGGTGGTTGGAAAAGATAACAACTTGAATTGGCTTCCCGTACAAGATTTCTGA
- the LOC132186341 gene encoding probable disease resistance protein At5g66900: MADAAVGALLGEAFSQLFARVEDGVNKTRMFESILKRLRSRLGTLKPLVEQISRLNREVGHSEEETKGLIEQMKKGAKLVSKCSKIRWWNYCMKSQYADKLCELDEEIGRFFQFDLPASTARNVLETLVRVNTIGENMKLVVRNDWVSCAVPRPPEFVVGLDVHMKQLKMLLLKEEVSMLVLTAPGGCGKTTLVKMLCKDKEIKDIFKENIFFVTVSETPNLKVIVDKLFQHKGSQVSGFQTEEEAINQLELLLNQIEGSKLLILDDVWPGSEFHPEKFKFHMPNYKILMTSRDAFPRFCFTYKLQPLNDKDAMTLFRHSASLQDGSSLIRDKDIKKVLKVCGGFPLALEVIGRSLCGKSAEVWHSWVKKWSTGRSILNSNRRLLDCLQKSLDFLDDEVIKKCFLDLGLFPEDQRIPVAALIDMWAELYELDEDGIDAVANLHELTSRNLASLVVARKDTSDHLRKYYSEDFVLQHDLLRELAVHQSSQEPIEQTKRLIIDIRGNNLPNWWMEKRQPIGAHLLSISTDEMFSSSWCNIEPSAVEVLVLNFQTKNYKLPEFVEKMYKLKVLIVTNYGFFHAELGNFQLLESVPYLEKIRLEKVSIPSLCKDPIQLRSLKKISLFMCNIGQAFKNCTIQVSDALPNLMEINMDYCNDLVELPVGLCDIVCLKKLSITNCHKLSALPEEIGKLENLEVLRLKSCTDLPELPESIRSLHKLSILDISDCLSIRKLPKHIGELHNLKKLHMEGCLRLRNHFPPSTWDLDQLELVTCDEERAKLWEPVKDFLTNLQVEVVGKDNNLNWLPLQDF, from the exons ATGGCAGACGCTGCTGTGGGAGCACTGCTTGGAGAGGCATTTTCACAGTTGTTTGCAAGAGTTGAGGATGGGGTAAACAAAACCCGTATGTTCGAATCCATTCTCAAACGCCTCCGATCGAGGCTAGGTACTCTGAAGCCGTTGGTTGAGCAGATAAGCCGTTTAAACAGAGAAGTGGGTCACTCAGAAGAGGAAACAAAGGGCTTGATCGAACAAATGAAGAAGGGAGCGAAGCTCGTTTCGAAGTGCTCGAAAATCCGTTGGTGGAACTACTGCATGAAATCCCAGTACGCGGACAAACTCTGCGAGTTGGACGAGGAAATTGGCAGGTTCTTTCAGTTTGATTTGCCGGCATCGACTGCGAGGAATGTGTTGGAGACTTTGGTGAGGGTGAATACTATCGGTGAGAATATGAAATTGGTGGTGAGGAATGATTGGGTGTCATGCGCTGTTCCCCGACCCCCTGAATTTGTTGTCGGGTTGGATGTGCATATGAAGCAGTTGAAGATGCTGCTGCTGAAGGAGGAGGTGTCGATGCTTGTATTGACTGCTCCTGGGGGATGCGGGAAGACCACGTTGGTGAAAATGCTTTGCAAGGATAAGGAAATTAAAG ACATATTTAAGGAGAACATTTTCTTCGTCACCGTCTCAGAAACTCCAAACCTGAAGGTCATTGTAGATAAACTATTTCAACATAAGGGTTCTCAGGTGTCTGGGTTTCAAACTGAAGAAGAAGCAATCAACCAGCTGGAGCTACTGCTGAATCAAATTGAAGGTTCTAAATTGTTGATTCTGGATGATGTCTGGCCTGGATCAGAATTCCATCCTGAGAAGTTTAAGTTTCATATGCCAAATTACAAGATTCTTATGACTTCAAGAGATGCATTTCCAAGATTTTGCTTTACATATAAATTACAACCATTAAATGATAAAGATGCAATGACTCTTTTTCGCCACTCAGCATCCCTGCAGGATGGAAGCTCTTTGATTCGAGATAAAGATATCAAAAAG GTACTGAAGGTCTGCGGGGGGTTCCCTCTGGCCCTTGAAGTGATTGGAAGATCACTCTGTGGGAAGTCAGCAGAGGTCTGGCATAGTTGGGTGAAGAAATGGTCTACTGGTCGTTCTATCCTTAATTCTAACAGACGTTTGCTTGATTGTCTCCAAAAGAGCCTAGATTTCTTGGATGATGAGGTCATCAAGAAGTGTTTCCTGGACCTAGGATTGTTTCCGGAAGACCAAAGGATCCCTGTTGCTGCCCTCATTGACATGTGGGCAGAATTATACGAACTAGATGAAGATGGCATTGATGCCGTTGCTAACCTACATGAACTCACTAGCCGGAATCTGGCTAGTCTTGTGGTGGCAAG GAAAGATACAAGTGATCATCTTCGTAAATACTACAGTGAAGACTTTGTCTTACAACATGATCTTCTTAGAGAGCTAGCTGTCCATCAGAGCAGCCAGGAGCCAATAGAACAAACGAAAAGACTAATTATTGACATAAGAGGAAACAATCTTCCCAACTGGTGGATGGAGAAGCGGCAACCTATCGGCGCACACCTCTTGTCTATCTCAACTG ATGAAATGTTCTCATCAAGTTGGTGCAATATCGAACCATCCGCAGTTGAGGTTCTAGTTCTGAATTTTCAAACAAAGAATTACAAGTTACCCGAGTTTGTGGAGAAAATGTATAAATTAAAGGTTCTGATTGTCACGAATTATGGTTTCTTTCATGCTGAGTTAGGTAATTTTCAGTTACTTGAGTCTGTACCCTATCTAGAGAAAATCAGATTAGAGAAGGTTTCAATTCCTTCCCTTTGCAAGGACCCAATACAATTGAGAAGTTTGAAGAAGATATCCTTGTTTATGTGTAATATAGGTCAGGCTTTTAAGAACTGTACTATCCAGGTTTCAGATGCATTGCCAAATCTAATGGAGATAAACATGGACtattgtaatgatcttgttgaaTTGCCTGTTGGGCTTTGTGATATTGTTTGTCTTAAGAAACTTAGCATCACCAATTGCCATAAGCTGTCTGCACTGCCTGAAGAGATAGGAAAGCTGGAAAATTTGGAAGTGCTAAGGCTGAAGTCCTGTACTGATTTGCCAGAGTTGCCAGAGTCAATCAGAAGCCTTCATAAGTTAAGCATTCTTGACATATCTGACTGCCTAAGCATTAGGAAGTTGCCAAAACACATTGGTGAGTTGCATAATTTGAAGAAGCTCCACATGGAAGGGTGCTTGAGATTGCGTAATCATTTTCCACCATCGACTTGGGATCTTGATCAGTTAGAGCTTGTGACATGTGATGAAGAGAGGGCCAAGTTATGGGAGCCTGTCAAGGACTTCCTGACCAATCTACAGGTAGAGGTGGTTGGAAAAGATAACAACTTGAATTGGCTTCCCCTACAAGATTTCTGA
- the LOC132186293 gene encoding probable disease resistance protein At5g66900 — MASASLVGGAALGPAFEKVFSILYETVKDVITTTCMFESILERLKSTIDVLEPLVNEIRRSNRELDRPEEVIKGLIEKMEEGEKLVRDYSKLPWWKYLMRYRYAKKLSKLEDALCLFFGLELPVLNTRNVLETLKGVNDIRARMNLVGLNGGLLCAIPAPPDFPVGLDFPLKELKLQLLKDEVSMLVLTAPGGCGKTTLVKMLCHDKQIKGIFKDNNIFFVPVSNTPNLKVIVQKLFRHKVDQVPEFFSDEDAINQLEHLLNQIGQNHSTFLPTPAPQNNPILLILDDVWSGSESLLEKFAFRIPNYKILVTSRTSFPRFSFTYKLKPLNDEDAMVLFRHSATPQDGSSYIPGGDTVKMILKFCGGFPLALKVIGSSLCGKPEGVWRSRVMEWSNSDHSFLSSSTSSDLLVCLQRSLDFKDDEIIIKKCFLDLGSFPEDQRIPVAVLIDMWSELHELDEDGIHAIANLHEIAIRNLANLVVTRKNVSAVDNCEDFVLQHDLLRELAIHQSSLEPIEQRKRLIMDISGNNLPKWWTEQRQQPINAQLLSISTDDVFSSSWCNIQPPKVEVLVLNFQTKNYMLPEFVDKMNILKVLVVTNYGFFPAELGNFQILKSVPSLKKIRLEKISIPSLCKAPVRFTSLKKISLFMCNIGQAFRNYTIQVSDIFPKLLEINIDYCKDLVEVPTGLCDIVCLKKLSITNCHKLSALPQGIGKLRNLELLRLRSCTDLWELPESIRSLHELSILDISDCISITKLPKHIGALRNLKELHMEGCLRLRSQLPPSILDLEQLKLVICDEERVKLWESIKELHPNLEIKVAEKDINLNWLSNHF, encoded by the exons ATGGCATCCGCATCACTTGTTGGAGGGGCTGCTCTTGGACCAGCATTTGAAAAGGTGTTTTCGATTTTGTACGAAACGGTTAAGGATGTGATAACCACAACCTGCATGTTCGAATCCATCCTCGAACGCCTCAAATCCACGATAGATGTTTTGGAGCCGTTGGTCAACGAGATACGACGGTCGAACAGAGAATTGGATCGCCCAGAAGAGGTCATAAAGGGGTTGATCGAAAAGATGGAAGAGGGCGAGAAGCTCGTGAGGGATTACTCGAAGCTCCCCTGGTGGAAATACCTCATGAGATACCGTTATGCGAAGAAACTCAGCAAGTTGGAGGACGCGCTTTGCTTGTTCTTTGGTCTTGAACTTCCAGTCTTGAATACGAGGAATGTGTTGGAAACCTTGAAGGGGGTGAATGATATTCGTGCGCGAATGAATTTGGTCGGCCTGAATGGTGGGTTGTTGTGTGCAATTCCTGCACCCCCTGATTTTCCTGTTGGGTTGGATTTTCCTTTGAAGGAGTTGAAGTTGCAGCTGCTGAAAGATGAGGTGTCGATGCTTGTCTTGACTGCCCCCGGAGGATGCGGGAAGACCACATTGGTGAAAATGCTTTGTCACGATAAGCAGATTAAAG GCATATTTAAGgacaataatattttctttgtcCCCGTTTCAAACACTCCCAACCTGAAGGTCATTGTACAAAAGCTATTTCGTCATAAGGTTGATCAGGTGCCAGAGTTTTTCAGTGATGAAGACGCAATCAACCAGCTTGAGCACCTGCTCAATCAAATTGGACAAAATCATAGTACCTTTTTACCCACTCCAGCTCCCCAAAATAATCCTATATTGTTGATCCTGGATGATGTCTGGTCTGGATCAGAATCCCTTCTTGAGAAGTTTGCTTTTCGTATACCTAACTACAAGATTCTAGTGACTTCAAGAACTTCATTTCCAAGATTTAGCTTCACATACAAGTTAAAACCATTAAATGATGAAGATGCAATGGTTCTCTTTCGTCACTCAGCAACCCCGCAAGATGGGAGCTCTTACATTCCTGGTGGAGATACTGTCAAAATG ATATTGAAATTTTGTGGGGGGTTCCCACTGGCCCTTAAAGTGATTGGCAGCTCACTCTGTGGGAAGCCTGAAGGGGTCTGGCGCAGTAGAGTTATGGAATGGTCTAATAGTgatcattcttttctttcttctagtaCTAGTAGTGATCTGCTTGTTTGTCTCCAAAGAAGCCTAGATTTCAAAGATGATGAGATCATCATCAAGAAGTGTTTCCTGGACCTAGGTTCGTTTCCTGAAGACCAAAGGATCCCCGTCGCTGTCTTAATTGATATGTGGTCAGAATTACATGAACTAGATGAAGATGGTATACATGCCATTGCCAACCTACATGAAATCGCCATCCGGAATCTGGCCAATCTTGTGGTCACAAG GAAGAATGTTAGTGCAGTTGACAACTGTGAAGACTTCGTCTTGCAACACGATCTTCTTAGAGAGCTAGCTATCCATCAGAGCAGCCTGGAGCCAATAGAACAAAGGAAAAGACTGATTATGGACATAAGTGGAAACAATCTTCCCAAGTGGTGGACGGAACAGAGGCAACAACCTATCAACGCCCAGCTCTTGTCTATCTCAACTG ATGACGTGTTCTCATCAAGTTGGTGCAACATTCAACCACCTAAAGTTGAGGTTTTAGTTCTGAATTTTCAAACAAAGAATTACATGTTACCCGAGTTTGTGGACAAAATGAATATACTAAAGGTTCTGGTTGTTACAAATTATGGTTTCTTTCCTGCTGAATTAGGTAATTTTCAGATACTTAAGTCTGTTCCCTCtctaaaaaaaatcagattagAGAAGATTTCAATTCCTTCCCTTTGCAAGGCCCCAGTGCGATTTACGAGTTTGAAAAAGATATCCCTATTTATGTGTAATATTGGTCAGGCTTTTAGAAATTATACTATCCAGGTTTCAGATATATTTCCAAAACTATTAGAGATAAACATTGATTATTGTAAGGATCTGGTGGAAGTGCCTACTGGGTTATGTGATATTGTTTGCCTCAAGAAACTCAGCATCACCAATTGTCATAAGTTGTCTGCACTGCCCCAAGGGATTGGAAAGTTGAGGAATTTAGAATTGCTAAGGCTTAGATCCTGTACTGATTTGTGGGAATTGCCAGAATCAATCAGAAGCCTCCATGAGTTGAGCATTCTTGACATATCTGACTGCATAAGCATTACCAAGTTGCCAAAACACATTGGTGCATTGCGTAATTTGAAAGAGCTCCACATGGAAGGGTGCTTGCGATTGCGTAGTCAGTTGCCACCATCAATTTTGGATCTTGAGCAATTGAAGCTTGTAATATGTGACGAAGAGAGGGTCAAGTTATGGGAGTCTATCAAGGAGTTACACCCCAATCTAGAGATAAAGGTGGCTGaaaaagatataaatttaaattgGCTTTCCAATCATTTCTAA
- the LOC132186557 gene encoding RPW8-like protein 2 → MASASLVGGAALGPAFEKVFSILYETVKDVITTTCMFESILERLKSTLDVLEPLVKEIRRSNRELDRPEEFIKGLIEKMEEGEKLVRDYSKLPWWKYLMRFRYAKKLIKLEDALCLFFGLELPALNTRNVLETLKGVNDIRARMNLVGLNGGLLCAIPAPP, encoded by the coding sequence ATGGCATCCGCATCACTTGTCGGAGGGGCTGCTCTTGGACCAGCATTTGAAAAGGTGTTTTCGATTTTGTACGAAACGGTTAAGGATGTGATAACAACAACCTGCATGTTCGAATCCATCCTCGAACGCCTCAAATCCACGCTAGATGTTTTGGAGCCGTTGGTCAAAGAGATACGACGGTCGAACAGAGAATTGGATCGCCCAGAAGAGTTCATAAAGGGGTTGATCGAAAAGATGGAAGAGGGCGAGAAGCTCGTGAGGGATTACTCGAAGCTCCCCTGGTGGAAATACCTCATGAGATTCCGTTATGCGAAGAAACTCATCAAGTTGGAGGACGCGCTTTGCTTGTTCTTTGGTCTTGAACTTCCAGCCTTGAATACGAGGAATGTGTTGGAAACCTTGAAGGGGGTGAATGATATTCGTGCGCGAATGAATTTGGTCGGCCTGAATGGTGGGTTGTTGTGTGCAATTCCTGCACCCCCCTGA